CGCATACCTGGACGATCCGGCCGTGCGCCATCATGTGGACGAGGCCGACGGCAACAGCCAGGCATCGTGGATTCCAGGGTTCGGCGGTGATGCCGTTGACGGGATCGCAAGCGCCATTGAGCGGTCCGCTGCAGATATCGGCACCCTTGCGCTCGATAGGTGTCACCGTGCCCGTGAGCCGATCGATGCGTTGCAGGCCACCGCCCCATTCGCCGCCGTTGATGGCGACGTAGAGTGCGCCTTCATCGTCATACGTGGCGCTGACGATACCGGGAGGCAGCGTCCCTTGAAGGTCCACGCTGCGCGTCCGGCCTTGGCCGTCCATCTCGATCAAGCGTGTGTGCGAAAGCAGGGTCGTCATCCCGCTGTCCGCGCACCTCATGGCGATGAGGCGGTCATCATGACGCGGCACATCGCCGGTCGTCGCCCATGTCCCATTGGCGGCGCGCGTTCGAATGGTCCATGCGGTTGCTTCCTCACCGGTGACCACTTGAGGCTGCCCATGGGATACGCACAGGTCGAGCGCGGGTTCGGGAAGATGCTGTGGCTCGCGCTCGCTTCCGGAGGGCTCGATGGCGGACAGTTCACCCGCATCGGAAAGGAGCCAGAGCCGGCCGTCGACAAAGACCGCGCGGATCAACGAGGATTCCTGGCCTGCGCGGACAGGTTCCACCGCATTCGCGCTTCTGGGTAGGAGCAGGGCCCATAGCAGCCCGACGGTGACGAGAGTGGTGGCTCTGGATAACACGGACCATCGCGCAAAGCGTGCCTGCCGCATATCGCCTCCTTGTCGTGCGTCGAGGATAAGCGAGGCCGTGGCGGTTTGCGCGGGGCATGGCCCTGAAAGCAAAACGCCGCCCACGAGGGCGGCGTTTCATCATGCTCGGCACAGCCGGGCCGGCAAAGCGATCACATCTCGCGATCACCCACCAGCACCACATCCGCCGGCCGGCGCGCAAACAGACCCACGGTGACGATGCCGGGAAGCTGGTTGAGGTCGTTTTCCAGCGCCACCGGGTCGGTGATCTGCCAGCCGTGCACGTCGATCACCCAGTTGCCGTTGTCGGTGACCACGCCGTCGCGCCACACCGGGTTGCCGCCGCGCTTGACGATCTCGCGGCCGATCAGGCTGCGCGCCATGGGAATCACTTCGATGGGCAGCGGAAACTTGCCCAGCAGGGGCACCTGCTTGCTCGAATCGATGATGCAGACGAACTTGTCGCTGGCCTCGGCGATGATCTTCTCGCGCGTGAGCGCGGCGCCGCCGCCCTTGATGAGGCGCTTGTGCGGGTCGCATTCGTCGGCGCCATCCACGTAAAGCGTGAGGCGGCCCGTGGCGTTGAGGTCGAGCACGGGAATGCCCACGCGCTTGAGGTGCGCGGTGGACTGCTCCGAGCTGGACACGGCCCCCTGGATGCGATCCTTCAGGTCGGCGAGGGCATCGATGAAGAAGGCAACGGTGGAGCCGGTGCCGACGCCGACGATGGCGCCTTCCTCGACGTAGCGGATGGCGGCTTCACCGGCCTGGCGTTTTTCGTTGGCGCTCATGGGCGTTTGTTCCAATAAGGGATGAAAGCGTTATTCCATGGCCAGGATGTGGCGCCATTCCTCGGCACCCACCGGCATGACGGAGAGTCGGTTGCCCTTGCGCACCAGCGCCATCTCGGCGAGTGCGGGGTCGGCCTGCAGTTCCTTGAGCGTGATGGTGCGCTTGAGCTTCTTCACGAACTTCACGTCCACCAGTATCCAGCGCGGGTTGTCTCGCGAGCTGGCGGCATCGAAGTACTTGCTCTTGGGGTCGAACTGGCTGGGATCGGGGTACGCGTCGGTGGCGACTTCGGCCACGCCGACGATGCCCGGTTGATCGCAGTTGGAATGGTAGAAGAACACCTTGTCACCCACGCGCATGCCGTCGCGCATGAAATTGCGCGCCTGGTAGTTGCGTACGCCGTCCCAGTGCTCCTGGCCTTTTTTCTTCAGGTCGTCGATGGAGAAGGCATCCGGCTCGGACTTCATCAGCCAATACTGGGTGTTCTTGCTCATGCGTGGGCTTCTCCGTCCTTGCCGGTGGCGTGGCAGTCGATCAGTTCCTGATCGGTGGCGATGAAATCGAGCGGCACGTCCCAGGGTTCGTCGTCGATCTCGGGCAGCTCCTGGAACGCATAGGCAATGCCGACCAGCAGTGGCTCGGTGGGGCGTACCTGCTCGTTGAGGAAGGCGAACGCCCGGTCGTAGTAGCCGCCGCCCGTGCCCAGGCGGTTGCCGCGTCGGTCGAAGGCGGTCAGCGGCACAAGCACCAGGTCGAGCTGGAAAGGTTCCAGCAGTTCGCGGGGCTGGGCCGGTTCGGGGATGCCGTAGCGGTTGGGCTGAACGTCCTCGCCGGACTGCCAGGGCGCAAAGCGCAACTGGTGGTTGGGGCCGATCACCGGCAACAGGAACTGCTGGCCGCGGGTGGCCAGCGGCGGAATCACCAGGTTCAGCGGCAGCTCGCCGTCGCAGGCCCAGTAGCCGGCTACACGGGCGTCCGTCAGGTACTCGGGGAGCTGTTCCAGGCTGCGGCGCAGGCCTTGCGCGGCGGCGATGCGCTGGGCCGGTGTCAGGGCGCGGCGCTGAGTGGCCAGCTGCTGGCGTAACTCGCGTCGCTGGGCGTTGGCGTCCACGTTCGCGTCTCCTGCTGTGCGAGCCCCCTAGAACTTGCGGCGCCCGTAGGCGCCGCAAGTAGGGAAAAGGTGGCGTTAACCGCGATGCCGCTGCCCACCGAACGACCTTGATCCACGATGGATCAGGTGGGAGGGCGACATGGTCTCAAGGCTTTCCGCACGCGGCGGACATGCACAACAACCGATGAAAAGCCGACCCGGGGCCGTATTTAGGAACAAGGCAAATGTAAGAGTGTGCTGGCGCACACCGCAGAAAACGCCGTGGACTATTTTATGTGGGCGTCGAGTGCCGCTTCAAGCTTGCGTCGCAATGCAGCGATGCCGTCGGTCACGCTCTGATCAGAACCGGTGTGCTGCTTGCGCAGGGCGAGGAATTCGTGCGTGACGCTGATGGCGGCCAGCACGGCCAGGCGGTCGAAGCCCGGCGCCTTCGCGTTGGCACGCAATTCGCGCATCTTGCGGTCGAGGTAGGCGGCCGATTCCAGCAGGCCGTCGCGCTCTTCCGGCGCGCAGGCGATCAGGAATTCACGGTCCACCAGCCGCAGGGCGACCGGTTCGTTGGCAGTGGTGCCCATGTTGGTCTCAGCCATTGTTCTCAAGCGCCTTCAGTCGCTGGATCATTGCCTCGACGCGGCTGCGCGCCTGTTCGTTGCGTGCCATGAGGCCGGCACGCTCGCTCGCCAGCTGCTCCTGGCTGTGGCGGAGGCTACGGTTTTCTTCGGTGAGACGGCGCACGGCGTCGAGCAGTCGGTCGACCTGTTCACCGAGGGCTGCAAGCTCTTGTTTCACGGGGTCTGCCTTGACGGAATCGGACGCGCTCATGGTTCGGAACTATAGCAGGAGGCCTGCCCAAAGCAGCAGGCGGCCCTACGTTAACCAGCCGGCTGCCGGGCGTTCCGCGAACCAGTGCATGAAGGCGATACTTGTTCAGTGTTGCCTTAAACTCACCCATTGTCTTGAAAGGAGCCATGCCATGACCGCCAACGAGCTGATTGGCTACGACGAACTGGACGCCGCGGCCGCCCGCCTGAAGCTGGCGGAGGATGCCAGTGGCCTGCATGGCTCGCTGTGCGGCTTCCTGGCCTGTGGCGGCCGCATCGGCAAGCAGTCCCTGGTGGAGGCGCTGCACATGGACGCCGAGGCGGCCACGCCGTCCGCCGGCGACCAGGCGCTGCTGGAGCGCCTGGTGAAGCAGACCGAGTCGGAACTGGCCGATCCCGAACTGGGGTTCGAGCCGCTGATGCCGGCCGACGACCGCCCGGTGGCCGAGCGCGCGGACGCCCTGGTCGACTGGTGCCGCGGTTTCCTGGGCGGCTTTGGCCTGGGCGGCGCCGAAACCCACGCCAAGCTGTCCGACGAGGCGCAGGAGATCCTGAAAGACCTGGCCACCATTGCCGCCTCGTCCTTCGAGTTCGGCGACGAAGCCGAAGACGAGGATTCGCTGATCGAAGTCCACGAGTTCGTGCGCATGGGCGCCATGCTGCTGTTTGCCGAGTGTTCGAACCGCAACGGGCCCAGCAACGACACCGTGCATTGAACATTTCGCCTGAAGAATACGCCCGCCGCCGCCGCCAGCTGATGCGCATGGCGGGCGAAGACGCGGTGCTGCTGATCGCCGCCGCGCCCGAGCGCGTGCGTAACGCGGACGCCAATTGGCCGTACCGGCAGGACTCGGACCTGCACTATCTGTCCGGCTTTCCCGAGCCGGATGCCGTGCTGGCCCTGATGCCCGGTCGCAAGCACGGTGAGGCGGTGCTGTTCTGCCGCGAGCGTGACGAAGAACACGAACGCTGGCATGGCGAGTCCATCGGTACCGACCGCGCCGTGAGCGAGCATGGCATGGACGATGCGTTCCCCATCGACGACATCGACGACATCCTGCCGGGCATGATCGAGGGCAGGGCGCGCGTCTATTGCCATTTTGGCCGCGAACCGGAATTCGATGCCCGCCTGCTGGGCTGGATGCGCCGCCTTCGCCAGTTGCGGGGCGGCGGCGTGGTGCCGAAGGAGTTCGTCGCGCTGGGCCATTTACTGCATGACTTGCGTCTGTACAAATCGCGCGGCGAGCTGAAGTTGATGCGTGCCTCTGCGTCCATTGCCGCCGAGGCGCATCACGCGGCGATGCAGGCGGCCCTCGCGGGTCGCCACGAATATGAGGTCGAAGCCGACATCCTGCGCGTGATGCGCAGCCGCGGTGCTGTCCCTGCATTCCCGCCCATCGTGGCAGGTGGCGCGCATGCCTGCGTGATGCATTACACGGCCAACCGGGCCTTGCTGCGCGACGGCGATCTGCTGTTGGTAGATGCCGGCGCGGAAGTGGACTGTTATGCGTCCGACATCACGCGCACGTTCCCGGTGAGCGGGCGCTACAGCCGTGAGCAGCGCGCCCTGTACGAAGTGGTGCTGGCTGCGCAGCTGGCGGCCATCGACGAGGTACTGCCAGGGCGCGCGTTCAACGCCGCGCACGAAGCCGCCGTGCGCGTCATCGCCGAAGGCTTGTGCGCGCTGGGCCTGATCAAGGGTTCGGCGGACGACGCCATCGCCGAAGGCAGCTACAAGCGCTTCTTTCCCGCCAAGACGGGTCATTGGCTTGGCCTGGACGTGCATGACGTGGGCGACTACCGCGTGGACGGCGAGCCGCGTGTGCTCGAGCCCGGCATGGTGGTGACGGTGGAGCCGGGTATCTACGTGTCGCCGGGCGATTTCACCGTGGCCGAGCGCTGGCGCGGCATCGGCATCCGCATCGAGGACGACGTGGCCGTGACCAAGGACGGATGCGACGTGCTGACCGATGGCGTCCCCAAGGATGCGGACGAGATCGAGGCGTTGCTGGCCTCGCGTTGAACACCTCTCCGTCTCCTGTGGGAGCGCACCCTGTGCGCGACTGCTCCGGCTGGTGGCCTGCGGCAGTCGCGCACAGGGTGCGCTCCCACAAGAGCTTTTGCTATTTGCCCGGCGTGCGCGGCTCCTTGCGCCGATGTGCTTCATCCGTCGCGTGCACCTCGTACCACATCGCATTGAGGATGCCGAAGGCGGTGGCGAGGCCCAGGCCGAGAATCCACGAGAAATACCACATGGCGCTGTTCTCCCCTCAGTAACCGTGGCCGGACTGGCGCACGTGGTCCAGCGTGACGCGCCCGCGCATGACGCGGTACACCCAGCTGGTGTAGATGATGATGAGCGGCATGAAGATCACCGTCATGGCTAGCATCAGCCCCAGCGTGCCCTTGCTGGAGGAGGCGTCCCACACCGTCAGGCTGGAGCGTGGATCCAGTCGCGAGGGCAACAGGAACGGGAACAGTGCGAAGCCGGCGGAAAGTATGGTGCCGGCCACCATCAGGCTGCTGGTGATGAAGCAGCCCAGGCCCTTCTTGCCCACCGTGAGCTGTACGCCGATCGCTCCGGCCAGGGCAAGTACCGGTGCAAGCCAGAAGCTCGGGTGCTCCATGTAGCTGGCAAACCAGCTGCTGCCGTGCGCCACCTGCTTGTAGAGCGGATTGGACACGCCATTGGTCACTACCGGGCCGACGATGGCGTAACCGGCCACGCCGTAGGCGAGCCAGATACCCGCGGCGACGTAGAACACCACATAGGCCAGCGTGGTCCAGCGCGCCACGCGAACAGCGCGGTCGGCGATGATGTGGTCCGCCTTGTACGCCGCCCAGCAGGCGCCGTGCGACAGCAGCATGGTGAGCGACACGAGGCCGGCCATCAGCGCGAACGGATGCAGCAGTTCGAAGAAGCTGCCGTGCCAGCTCATGCGCAGATCGTTGTCGAACTGGAACGGCGCGCCCAGGAACAGGTTGCCGAAGGCTACGCCCGAGATCAGCATCACCACGATGCCGGAACAGGTGAGCACCCAGTCCCACAGAGTGCGCCAGCGCTCGTCATGCACCTTGCCGCGGAAATTGAAGCCCACCGGGCGAAGAATGAGCGCGACCAGCACCAGGAAGATCGCCAGGTACATGCCGGAGAACGACACCGCGTAGAGCTGCGGCCACGCAGCGAACGCCGCGCCGCCGCCGAGCACGAACCACACCTGGTTGCCTTCCCAGGTGGGTTCGATGGTTTCCAGCATGACGAGCCGTTCGTCCTCGGTCTTCCCCAGCACGCGCAGCAACGCCGCGATGCCAAAGTCGAAGCCGTCCATGATGGCGAAGCCGATCAGCAGCACGCCAAGGAGGGCCCACCAGATCACGCGTAGTGTTTCGTAATCGAACATGGCGTTCTCCTCAGGCGTGGGCCGGTGCGTTGGTGGCGGCTCGCGCGGGGTGGGCAGGTGGCCACAGCCCCAGGCCATCGGGCCCCTTCTTGGCGTACTTCACCATCAGCACGGCGTCGATCACGGCCAGTGCGCTGTAGAACAGCACGAAGCCGCCCAGCGAAGTCCATACCTGTCCCGCCGTCACGCTGGATACCCCCAGCGCGGTCGGCAGGATGCCTTCGATGGCCCACGGCTGGCGGCCGTACTCCGCCACGATCCAGCCCAGTTCGGCGGCAAGCCATGGCAGCGGCAGGCTCCACAGGGCGAGCTTGAGCAGCCAGGGGCGCTTGTCGAGCTGCCGCTTGCTGGCTTGCCAGAACATGAAGCCGAACAGCGCGATGAAGTAAAAACCGCAGGCGACCATCAGGCGGAAGGCCCAGAACAGCACGGGTACGTTCGGTATGGTGCTGGCCGCCGCCTTCTGGATGTCCGCCGGTGTCGCCTTGCGCGGATCATCCATGACGCGCTTCAGCAGCAGTGCGTAGCCCATGTCCTTGTCGTGCGCGGCAAGAATGGCCTTGGCCTGCGCATTGTTCTTGTCCTCACGCAGCACCAGCATGGCGTCGTACGCGAGGATGCCGTTGTTGATGCGCCCCTTGGTTTCCTCCACCAGGTTGGCGATGCCGGGGATCGGCTTGTCGATGGAACGCGTGCCGATCAGGCCCATTACCCACGGGATACGCAATGCATAGTGCGTGGTGTGGTTCTCCACGTCGGGTATGCCGAACAGCGTGAACGAGGCGGGCGCCGGTTCGGTTTCCCACATCGCCTCGATCGCGGCCATCTTCATCTTCTGGTTCTCGGACACGGCATAACCCGATTCGTCGCCGAGCACCACCACGGACAGCGCGGCGGCCAGGCCGAAACTCGCCGCCACCGTCATCGAACGCTTGGCGAAATCGATATTGCGTCCCTTCAGCAGGAACCAGGCGCTGATGGACAGCACGAACATCGAGCCCACCACGTAGCCAGCGCTCACCGTGTGTACGAACTTGGCCTGGGCCACGGTGTTGAACATCACCTCGCTGAAGGAGGTCACTTCCATGCGCATGGTTTCGGCATTGAAGGCCGAGCCCACCGGGTTCTGCATCCAGCCGTTGGCGATCAATATCCACAATGCCGAAAGGTTCGTGCCCAGCGCGAGGAACCAGGTGGTGAGCAGGTGCGACACGCGCGACATGCGGTTCCAGCCCATGAAGAACAGGCCAACCAGCGTCGCTTCGAGGAAGAACGCCATCAGGCCCTCGATGGCCAGCGGCGTACCGAACACGTCGCCCACGTAGTGCGCGTAATAGGCCCAGTTCATACCGAACTGGAACTCCATGGTGACGCCGGTGGCGACGCCCATGGCGAAGTTGATGCCGAACAGCACGCCCCAGAACTGCACCATGCGCTTCCAGACTTCGCGCCCGGTCATCACGTAGACGCTCTCCATGATGGCGAGGATCCACACGATGCCCAGCGTCAGCGGCACGAACAGGAAGTGATAGAGCGCGGTCAGCGCGAACTGCAGGCGTGAGAGCGTGACAACATCGGCGTCGATGATCATGGGCTGCCTGCTTGCGGTGAGGTAGAGGAGGACGCCGGCGCGAGCAGGTGCTCGATCGCGGCAGGTCGGGTGTCGGGACGGACGTAATGCGCCGCGACCACCCACCAGATCAACGAAATGAACGCGATCTTGGCGAGCACCAGCAAGATCAGCTTGCGCCCCAGTCGGCGCAGCAGTGGCCTTGGTGGATCGGCGGGAGCCTGGTTTGAACCGGCCGGCCCGACGGACGGCATGAACATGCTTGGAGCCCCTTGCATTGCCTTGGGGCGAGCATACGGAAGGTATGTGAAGTTGTCGTGCGGGACGATGACGCAGCGGTGGATAGCCGCGTGGGCGGAAATGTCACTACGAACGCCCGGCGAACTGTTGTAGGTGTTTCTACCTACGGCCCGCCCGGCGTCACCGGGCAGGCCTCCTGCAGGGTGTTGCGTGCCGCGCGATCAGCCGATCAGCGCAAAGGCGTCGCGCGTGAGATTCTCAGGCGCGCCATCGGTACACACCACATCGTCCTCGATGCGGATGCCGCCATAGGGGCGGAAGCGCTCCACGCGGGCCCAGTCGATATCGCTGGCCACCGGCTTGGCGCGCAGTTCGTCGAGCAGCATGTCGATGAAGTACAGGCCCGGCTCGATCGTCACCACCATGCCCGGTTCGAGCACGCGCGTCATGCGCAGGTAGGGATGGCCCTGCGGGCGTGCGATGGTGCCGCCGGCCTCGGAGGCCTGGAAGCCCGCCACGTCGTGCACCTGCAGGCCGATGGGATGGCCAAGGCCGTGCGGGAAGAACGCGGAAGTGACGCCGGAGGCCACCGCGCTCTCCGCGCTCATGCGGAGAATGCCGTGCTCACGCAGCACATCGGCCAGCACATGGTGCGCGTGGATGTGCAGCTCCGGATAGCTCTGGCCGGCACGTACCTTCGCGACAAAGCCCTGCTGCGCTGCGTCCACGCTGTCGATCAGCGCCTGGAATTCGTCGTGGCCGCGTGCGGCGTAGGTGCGCGTGATATCGCTGGCGTAGCCGGCGGCGCTGGCACCGGCGTCAATCAGGAACGAGCGGCTTTCCGCAGGCGCCTTGCGATCGAAATGGGTGTAGTGAAGCACCGCGCCGTGCTCATTGAGGGCCACGATGCTGGCGTAGGGCAGTTCGGCATCGATCTGGCGCGCGGCGATGAGATACGCCATGTGGATGTCGAACTCACTCTCACCGGCACGGAAGGCCTGCTCCGCAGCATGGTGCGCACGCGTGCCGATGCGGCTCGCCTCACGCATCAGTTCCCGTTCGTACGGCGTCTTGTACGAGCGATGCCAGTGCAGGACGTCGAGAACGGCCTGCGGGTTGTTCGCTTCGGCGCCGGGTACCGCCGGGCATTCGGGACCGAGGATGGCGCGGCGGGTATGGGCGCCGGGCAGCAGGGCCACCGCGTCCGTCGCCTCGCGCACGATCTCGATATCAAAGTGTTCCACCCAGTAGCCCGTCGGCGCCGTTGGTACGACGTGCCAGTAATCCCGGGGCTGCAGATAGATCAGTTTCGGCTTGTGGCCGGGTGTGTAGACGATCCAGCTGCCGGGGGTGTCGGTCAGCGGCAGCCAGTGACGAAAATGCGGGTTGGCGACGAACGGATAGTCCTGGTCGTCGAGGAACTTGCGCAGCGGCGTTCCCGCCGCGATCACCAGGTGATCGAACCCGCCCTTCGCGAGCGCCTTGTCGGCGCGTTCGCGCAGGGTGGCGAGGTGCTGGGGGTAGAGGGTGGCGAGGCGCTCTTGCATGGGGACTCCGGGAGGGGCGCCCTGGTGTTTGGGCGTTGGGGCGAGGGGAGGGTGACATGATGGCGCGTAGGGGGAGGCATCGCCAGTTTTGGGGAGTTCCAGGCGGTGGTGGATGCATGTGGTTCTCGGTCTGCCCTTTTTGAGATGGGCGACGCCGCCACGGATGGGTTGCTGTTTTGATGGTTTTTCCCCTATGGGGTGAGGACTGGGGTGAGGGGCTCGCCCCACGGCTTAAAAAAAGCCGTCATCCCGGCGTTCCACAGGGACTGGCTTCGCGTCGCAGGCCGGAGGCGCTTTTCAACAGCCGCATGGCTGGTCATCCCGTTTCTGTCGCGGTCGGTCGTCGCCTCAGGCGTTACGGCGACCTGGCTCGCCTGCCGCGGGCTTCCGCCCTCCTGCCGGAGGGCGGGTCACTTTTCTTTGCTTGCCCAAAAGATCCCACGGGGACTAGCTTCGCGTCGAAAGTAACCCAAGGAAAGGGCCCCCCGGATGACGCGCCTTCCGGGCCTACGGCCCGGAAGGTTCGCGGTCGGGTTCCGGGCTTTTCGGCGGGGCATCCTGCCCCGTCGAAAAGTGCCAGGGATCCCTCCCTGACACCCCTGCGGGGCCTGATCTCCACCCGCCCGCCGCGTCATACGGGGACCCGGTAGGTCAAAAGCCAAAAACTAAAAACTAAAAACCGAAGCAAGAAGCCGAGCCGTTGGCGAAGCATCCAAAGAGGCGAGTCCCTTGTGGGAGCGCACCCTGTGCGCGACTGGAGCGTCTCGTAGTCACCGCTCCGTTAGGTTGTCGCGCACAGGGTGCGCTCCCACAGAAAAGAGAAAAGCGGGCGACCGTGCGGGTCCCGACCACGCCAAAGCGAAGCGAGGGGCTGCTTTAAGTCCTCATCGCCCTGGCGCGTTGCGAAGCGCTTGGAACTACCCGCTGTGTAGAGGCGAAGGTTGCCAAGCAACGACGTGCTTCACGCGCTCAGGCTTATCCCCACAGAATGCTGCCAGCTCTGGCTCTTCAGGCCATTTTCTTTGGGTTACTTTTCTTTTGGGCCAGCAAAAGAAAAGTGACTCGGCCTTCGGCAGAAGGTCGAAACGCCCGCTGCGTAAGCGGCCCGATCGCGGGATCGCACGAGGCGACAACCAACCGCAAAGTCACTGGATCCCGGCCTGCGCCGGGATGACGGTGCTTATGAAACCGTGAGGCTCGATTGCGAGCCCCCTAAAGGCCTCGCGCTTGCCTGACTCAGACGAGGACCCCCGTCCAGGACCTATCGCACCAAGTCCAGGACCCTTCGCACAAAGAACACCCCAAAACCCAACACCGAAACAGGCAGCACAAACCTAATCCCTCTCCGGCTGCTCCAGCCACGCATCCAGCAACGCCGCATCCGCATCATCGATCGCCACGATGCGATACCCCGCCCATACCTGCCCGGGGCTGGCCGCGGCCTCATGCCATTGCTCCTGGATACCCACCTCGATGTTCTGCGGCGCACTGCCCAGCCCGGGCAGGGCAAGGCTCACCTGGTAGATCGCCTCGCTGCGCGGTGGGTGCGTGCTGATCAGCAGCATGCCGTTGGCGGAGAGGTTGCCCAGGTGGCCGACGGGCTGGCCGGTGACCACGTCGGTGACGACAGCGGTGAAATTGGCGCGCTTGCGCAGGGCGCGGCGCTGGTCGATGGATGCCACGTTGTCGCTCACGTCGATGCTCCGGGGCGCGAGGGGCTGCCATGGCCGCTGGTGAGCTGGCGCAATTGGCTGGTCAGTGCATGCCAGGCGCGGTCGAGCAGGGTTTCCTTCACCGGCGGCATTTCACGCACGCGGCCGCGGGCCATTTCATGGGCGAGTTGTTCCAGCGTGATTTCCTGACTGCGAAGGCCGCGGCGGGTGACGAACAGGCTGTTGCCGGACACGGGCGAATACCACGCCAGCTTGCGCTGGCTGACGCGGCCGTTGGCCGGGTCGATGAATTCGAACCAACTGCCAAAGGGCAACTGGCGCAGGCGCTGGCGAATGCGGTGTTCGGGCGATTCCGGTGATGGCATGGGCGCCGACGGTGCCGGTACCGGCGCAGGAGCCTCCGTGACGCTGTTTTCGCCGAGCCGCTGGTGTTGCTTGAGCTTGAGTGCAAGCTCGGTGGTCGTGGTGGCGGTTTCGTGGCGGGCGGCGCTGGCGGCGGGAATGCCCAGCAGGCGTTGCGCGACCTGCACGGCTTCCTCGGTATGCATGCCGATCTGTTGCAGGCCTGCCTCTACCTCGGCCTGCAGCAGGTGGCGATCGGCCACGGGTTGTTGGCCCAGCAGCTGGTCGGTGATACGCAGGCGCAGCGAAAAGGCTTCGCTGTCTTCACCGTGGCGCAGCAGCGTCAGTGCCAGCACGTCGGACCAGGCCCGTTCCAGCAGCGTGCGCAGCAGGCCGCGCGGGTTGCATGTCTCGAAGCGTTCCGTCATCAGTTCGGCGGCGCGGTGGCGGGCCTGCTCCAGACGTTCGCGGCCTTGCATGGCTTCCACCTGGCGTCGTTCGGCGATCTGCGCCTTGCGGTTGAGCAGGCCAAGGTGATGTTCGATGTCGGCCAGCAGGCTGGTGTAGAGGCCAGTGCTGGGCGGTTCGCGGCGGGCGCGCTCCACCAGCTGGGTGAGCTTGGCCTCGAGCGTTCGATCGATGTCGCCCTCGGGACCATCCAGCCAGTCGTTGGCCGCTTCGGTGACCACGCCGAGCAATTTGCGCGCGGGGTGCTCGCTCTGGTTGAAGAAGCCCTGGTCGGCCACGGCGAGGCGCAACAGCGGCAACTGCAGGTCACCGAGCAGGGAATGCGCATTGCCCCGGTTGTGCAGTTGACGGTCCATCTGCTCGAACAGCATGGCCACAAGTTCCACCGTGTCGTCCTGCTCATCGGTGAGGTGCATCGGCGTGGAGCCTTGCGGCCGCCCCGTGTTGAGCTGTGTCACCAGTTCCTCGCGCAGGGCCTGTGCGCTGAGCAGTTCGCGGCGCGCCTGGTCGGCGATGTCGCTGACGTGCAATTGCAGGGCGTCCAGCGCCAGTTGCAGTTCTTCGGGCGTGGCGGTACGGCCGCCACCCTGGTCAATCAGCGCGCCCTGTCCTGCGCGATGCTGCGCAAGCATCTCGCGCAGGTTGTCGAGTACGGCGATGTTGTCGGTGCGGGCGGGCGTGCTGCTGGCCGGCGTCGAGGGGGCGGGCGGCTGGCGCTGGAATGTTGCCGGCGGGCTGTCGTTGGCGATGGTGCGCGGCTGCCGGTCCATCTGCGTGCGCGGCGCGATGGGAAACGCACGCAGCTGCGACAGGATGCCGTCGGCACGCAGGTGCTCATTGACCGTGTCGTACAGCGTCGCCAGGCTCTGTACCACTGCCACGTCGAAGCTCTGCAGGAGCAGCAGTCGATGCTCCACGGGCAGATCCACTTGTGCCACCGCCGAGCGGAATGCCGATGCCAGGGCATGTGGCCCCAGCGGCAAATGCTCGCCTTCCAGCGGTGGCTGGCCTACCAGCACGGCGAAGCGATAGCCCAGCTCGAACAGCGACGTGCCGTGGCGGGCTTCACCGCGAGCCACCAGTTTGTCCATGGCCGCCGTCTGCTCGTGTTCGGTCGTATCGAGCAGTTCGAGAGGGCGGCGTGGCGTATCGGCATGCACATGTGGGTCGGTCGC
This genomic interval from Dyella japonica A8 contains the following:
- a CDS encoding DUF1631 family protein; translated protein: MEVEQQGRRPPLASDRDLRPDHASWAPRARRLIEETHALCMSWLEAPLRQCLGEAEQRLYALAERSRSPAEQQQCLYSRQLIQQQRAIVDRGFMEGLRQHFNRMGTATDPHVHADTPRRPLELLDTTEHEQTAAMDKLVARGEARHGTSLFELGYRFAVLVGQPPLEGEHLPLGPHALASAFRSAVAQVDLPVEHRLLLLQSFDVAVVQSLATLYDTVNEHLRADGILSQLRAFPIAPRTQMDRQPRTIANDSPPATFQRQPPAPSTPASSTPARTDNIAVLDNLREMLAQHRAGQGALIDQGGGRTATPEELQLALDALQLHVSDIADQARRELLSAQALREELVTQLNTGRPQGSTPMHLTDEQDDTVELVAMLFEQMDRQLHNRGNAHSLLGDLQLPLLRLAVADQGFFNQSEHPARKLLGVVTEAANDWLDGPEGDIDRTLEAKLTQLVERARREPPSTGLYTSLLADIEHHLGLLNRKAQIAERRQVEAMQGRERLEQARHRAAELMTERFETCNPRGLLRTLLERAWSDVLALTLLRHGEDSEAFSLRLRITDQLLGQQPVADRHLLQAEVEAGLQQIGMHTEEAVQVAQRLLGIPAASAARHETATTTTELALKLKQHQRLGENSVTEAPAPVPAPSAPMPSPESPEHRIRQRLRQLPFGSWFEFIDPANGRVSQRKLAWYSPVSGNSLFVTRRGLRSQEITLEQLAHEMARGRVREMPPVKETLLDRAWHALTSQLRQLTSGHGSPSRPGAST